The genomic segment TGCTGAGCGCGTGCGACGTAATCCTGCACGGTGCTGCGGGCGAGTTGGACGCTTTGTCCAATGAGGCGGTCACTGAGCTTCAGTTCCAGTTTCAACCGCAAGACTTCCCTGATTTTTCGCATGGACGCTCGCTTTCTGGTCATCCTGCAAGGATGACCAGGGGAGTCTCGTCCGCGACCGGAGGGTGCCGGAATCAACCAGCGCAGGGTGCCGGATTAGACCAGCGGAAGGTGCCGGATAACTCCAGCGACCCCCGCCGGATTACGCCAGCGTACGCATATGCCAAGGACTACGCGAAACTCACGGGGTATGACGGGCTGCCGGGCCAGTCCCCGCTGGACGAGGCGGTCGCCATCTCCAAGGGCATCCTGACGCCGAAAGACCCGCGCTTCATGTCGTGGTGGCCGGTGATGAAGCAGTTCACCGATACCTGGCCTAGCTGTACTTCGGGAATATTCAGGGAGGGGACACAGGGGCCAGCATCCGAGATGCTGGCCCCTGTGCTATGGCTCGTTCTCTGCCTCGCTGGACCCGACATTTCCCTACCTGGTTTGCGCCCTTTCTGGTGCATTTTCGCCACCGAGCCCAGCGGACCTGGGCGCCTCTGTACGTCCGTGGATTGTGCAGCACGGTCCACCGAAAAAGCATGCAGCCCTTGGCTGCCGTCGTGGCGCCCGGGAAAGAGGACCATCTCCAGCAGTTCATCACCGACAGCCCCTGGCTGACCGAACCCCTGGAAACCCTGCTCGCTCAGCGGGCTCAGCAGATGCTGGGTGGCAAAGACGCCGTGCTGATCATCGACGACACCTGCTTGACAAAGTTCGGCACCAAGTCTGTCGGCGTCGCCCGTCAGTATTCCGGGCAGGTCGGGAAGATCACCCCCTGTCAATGCCTCGTCTCCCTGACGTTGGCCCAGCACGACTTGCCGGTTCCGCTCGCCCTACGGCTCTTCTTGCCACAGGAGTGGACCAACGATCCCGCTCGGCTCAGGGCGGCTGGTGTTCCGTTGGAACACCAGCCGCCACAGACCAAGTGCGAACTGGCGCTGAAAGAGTTGGACCGGGTGCGTCCACACGTCACCTTCGGCATGGTTCTGGCGGATGCGGGGTACGGCGTGAACGCCCGGTTCCGGCAGGCACTCACCGAGCGAGGACTGCTGTGGTCGGTCGGCATCACCCGCACGCAGACGGTCTATCCCAGGGACGTTCGCTTGATCCCCATCCCTCGGATCTTCCGGGGCAGGAAACCGACGCACCCAACCCCATCCGAGGACCGACTGTCGGTAGAAGAAGTGCTGGCGGGTGCTGCATGGCAGCACCTGGTATGGCGACATGGAACCAAAGGCCCGCTCTCCGGACGCTTCGCGGCTGAATACGTTCGCCTGGCAGACGGGGAGGAGTACGCTCGCAGTCAACATCTGCCGGGTCAAGCCGCCTGGATCATCGGAGAACAGCGACGAGGTGAGGAGCGCAAATACTACGTCTGCAATCTGCCCCCTGACACGCCGTTGTCGCGGTTGGTGGAAGTCACCAAGCGCCGCTGGGCGTGTGAGCTGAGCCACCGGGAGCTGAAGGACGAAGTCGGGCTGGACCACTTCGAGGGCCGGTCCTGGCAAGGTCTGCATCACCACGCCGTGCTGTGTATGGTGGCCCTGACCTTCCTGCAATGGCTTCGCCTCACCCAGCCCGACGACCTCAGAGGCGACACCATTCCGGCCATTCGAGCGGAGGTGGCAGGGGACTTGCCCCTGCCACCTCCTTGCCGCCGATGTCACACCTGCACCGCCTTATTCAGCGGCCCCTGAATATCCCCGAAGTACAGCTAGAGGCTGCCAAGAACAGGGACGAACTCGAGGGGCGTGGCTCTGAGAACAGCAGAATGGGTGGGTGACGCGGCGAGGCTACCCCAGCGACGTTGACGACGACAC from the Deinococcus sp. NW-56 genome contains:
- a CDS encoding IS701 family transposase, with product MARSLPRWTRHFPTWFAPFLVHFRHRAQRTWAPLYVRGLCSTVHRKSMQPLAAVVAPGKEDHLQQFITDSPWLTEPLETLLAQRAQQMLGGKDAVLIIDDTCLTKFGTKSVGVARQYSGQVGKITPCQCLVSLTLAQHDLPVPLALRLFLPQEWTNDPARLRAAGVPLEHQPPQTKCELALKELDRVRPHVTFGMVLADAGYGVNARFRQALTERGLLWSVGITRTQTVYPRDVRLIPIPRIFRGRKPTHPTPSEDRLSVEEVLAGAAWQHLVWRHGTKGPLSGRFAAEYVRLADGEEYARSQHLPGQAAWIIGEQRRGEERKYYVCNLPPDTPLSRLVEVTKRRWACELSHRELKDEVGLDHFEGRSWQGLHHHAVLCMVALTFLQWLRLTQPDDLRGDTIPAIRAEVAGDLPLPPPCRRCHTCTALFSGP